Within Candidatus Methanomethylicota archaeon, the genomic segment ATGGAAGTGGATGCAAACTGCATGGCAGTAATGAAGATTATCATTATGGTTATGGGGACAAATATTGATTGAGACATAACGACGCTAAAAACAATTTGAGGTGAAACGTTAATAACTTTACCCTTCACAACAGAATACTCAACCCTACTAATTGGTTTAAGAAAGACTTCTGGGTCAATATTTGGAGCCACCTCCCTTATACGTTCCCGAACAATTTCACTATTCAAAAATTCGATGATGCTTGAAGGCATACTGGAAGCGCCACTCTCAGAAATACTTAAACTCTTCATCACCGTATATAATTCCACAATGGCACGTCTACCAATAGAAACATTGTACCCAAATCCTCTTGGAATAACCATTACTGTGGAGAAATCTTTACTCAAAGCCAAATCAATGGCCTTTGAAACACTTAAATTACCAATCACCATCACCCTCCCACCAGATGAGGAGGTTAATGAACTAGTAACGATATTGGATAGTAGGCTATTATCATAATCCACTATGATCACATTTGGATTCAAAACAGCCTCTTTAGCTGAAGACATAACGAAATTCATAACTCCACTCATAACACCCATCAATAATACTGGTGCAATTATCATACCAATAAGTATCTTTGGATCTCTAAGCATCTCCTTAACTTCCTTCTTCAAAATCACCATCAAAATGCTATGCAAACCCAACCACCTTCGAGAAAACCTCCTCGAGATTATTTGCAGAAAACTTGTTTTTAAGCTCTGATGGTGTTCCTTCCAAAATTATTCTACCTTCATGTATCAATGCAACCCTATCACATAAGTATTCAACTTCAAGCATGTTGTGACTTGATATTATCATGGTTACATTATTCCTCTTAGCATAATCCTTAATCATCCTCCTAACATACTGTGAATGAATGACATCCAATCCAGCTGTAGGCTCATCTAGAATGGCAAGTTTTGGGTGAACCATCAAACTCCTAGCAACAAGGAGCCTTCTAAGCATACCCTTACTATAACTTCCAATTTTATCCTTCAACCTACCATTCAAACCACATATCAACTCAGCTTCTTCAATAAGCGCCTTAACTTCAGCCTTATCCTTAACATAAAGTGAAGCCATAAACTCCAAATACTCATATCCAGTCAAATACTTATATGCACCAGCCTCCTCAGGAAGATAACTTATGATCCTCCTAACCTTATCAGCATCACTAACAACATCCATCCCAAAAACCTTAACAACACCAGATGATGGGAGGAGTAGTGTTGCAATAATCCTGAGAGTTGTAGTCTTCCCAGCACCATTTGGACCTATCAAACCATAAATCTCACCAGAATTAACATTAAAGCTTACATCCTTCAATGCATGAAAGCTACCATAAAACTTATTTAAACGCTTAACCTCAACAGCCAAGCTCAAAATTACACACCAAACTAATGTAAGAGGGTGCAGAAATAAGCATTACGCAACTAAAAGGGTTAAATTAATATGCCAATAAATTATTGGGATGATGATTATGGAGGAAGACTTGATACGCGACCTAAACGCCATAATAATGAATAGTGAGGTAAAGGGGGTTGTGGAATCAAGGAAGAGGGAATTCATGGAAAACAGATTTGGAGATGAAAGGGTATGGCTTACTGAACTAACATACTGCATACTCGTGGCAAACACCAGTGCAAAATCAGGGTTAAAATGCATTAAAGCATTAACGGAGAGTGGAAAGCTATTCGATGGCTCCATAAAGGATATTGAAGAAATTTTGAAAATTAATGGATACAGATATCCGAGGAAGAGAGCTGAATACATAATTGAAGCCAGAGGGAGAATAAAGGAGATTAAAGAAGTTGTTGAAAGAACAATGGATCCCAATGGGAGGAGAGATTGGCTTAGAAGGAATGTTAAAGGGTTGGGAATGAAGGAATCAAGCCACTTCCTAAGAAACATGGGATACTTCGATTACGCAATAATAGATAGACATATACTTAAAATTCTTTCAAAATATGGAATAACAAAAATAGAGCAGAAGAAACTAACGGTCAAAAGATATTTAGAGCTTGAGAAGCTGATCAAGGAGCTTTCCATGAAATTAAATGTGGAACCAGGAATATTAGATTTATACTTATGGTACATGGATACTGGAGAAGTGTTGAAGTAACGCTATAAATAAGTGTTACGTAAACATTTTAAGTTTAACCACTGAATATAGTAGGATTGAATCAACCAACTTAAACAATTCTGAGAGGAATAAGTTATGGCGAAATATTTAGGTAGATATGATGATTTAAAGCTAAGATTAATGGTAATTGAAAGGCTTAGATTATTGAAGGATAAGTATTCATACAAGCAACTATCAAATTTAACAGGAATACCGGAATCAGTTTTATGTAGATACGTTAAGGGGTCAGTGCTACCTGGAGGGGAAACAGCCCTCGAACTATGGAAAAAACTTGAAAGTGTGGAGAGTTTAAGCTCAATTATAAGGAGCAAAATAGAGTATACGCCAGATGGTCTACTAAACCTAACAAAAATAGTATATAATCCATACATAATAAAGCTGGCTTCACAATATGCTGTAATGAAATTCTCTTCAAAGAAGATTAAAAAGGTGATTACCGCAGCCATAAATGGGATACCACTAGCCACTGAGATAGCTGTAAACATGGAAAAGGAGCTTATAGTTGCAAAGGATGCAAAGGAAGTTGGAATAAAGGAGTTTGTGGAAGCATCATATCATCCAGGGGGGTCTTCGGAAATGAAAACACTATACATACCGAAGGGGTGCATAAAGCATGGAGACGAAGTTTTAATAGTGGATGATCTAATAAGGACTGGAAGAACATTAAATGCAATAGTGAAGCTCGTTGAAAAGAATAAAGGTAGAGTAGAAGGGGTTTTCGCATTGGTGGTTGTGGGGGATAAATGGAAAGAGCATGTGAAAATCGATTGTCCAGTGGAAGCGGGTTTAAAGATAGAAGAGGAAGAATTGGCAAAAAGAAGAGGGTAATTTGTTAGAAGCTGGATATAAAACCACTAACACAATCCTTAATAGACTGTATTAATGGATGCTTAAACTTTAAGTTCTCCCCAAGAGAACCAAGCCTCAAAATCCTAAAGTAGACTGGGGGATGCGGATTCCATCTCAACCAGCTCCTAAGCCTATAAGCCTTATAACGCTCAGTAAAAGCGGAGGGGAAAGCTATCTTAATCAATGCATTCACAAGATGATCACCTGAACCAAGTAGCATATATGAATCTAAATCAGCTCTAGCCTCAAAGAATTTAGCTATAAAGAATAGCATGGTTAAGGCGAATAGGAAGTATAGTAAATCCAATGGGAAGATGACTATGGAAAGTAGTATGTAGACTCTAGATACATACTCCAAATTGCTCAATACAAATAATGCCAATGGATCTCTACGTATACAATGACTCAACTCATGCCCTAAAACAGCTTCAATTTCATCATCATTCAACCTGTAAAGCAACCCAGAAGTTATTATGAACAATGCATTACTAACACTGGGACCTGAAACACCAGCATTAGCAATTATGGTATTTGATAACACAATTTTTGGGGGTTTAATATTGAGTTTACCACAAACATCCACAACCAACTTATATAGTGATACATGCTTAACCCTAATATTTTCCACAGGGCAATCAAGGTTGAAGCTTTTCAAAACATTTGAAACAATTTCAGGTGTAGGAGTAACCCCCCTCCCAAAAGTTTCACGATATATTTGCTCCTTAACCTTTATAACTTCATTCCACCTCTTAGAAGTTATTTCACGGAAAACATTTAGAGGATAATGGCAACTTACAATGTAAATTTCCCCATGAGCTTCATCGATAGGCCAATCACCCAAACTTGAAAGTATCTTTGGGGATAATAGGAACAAGATCAGTTGGAATGAAACTATACCCAGTGGGGCATAATATCCCATTAATAGGAAGAAGAAGACTCCAACTAAGAGGGATATTGCAAACATCATAGCCAAACTACCAGTGAAAATTCCATACAAAATCCTCTTAAATGGGCTCATCAACTTAATTGGCACAACAGGTAAACCTGGAACGAAAACTAAAATTAAATTTCCCTCCCTAACCATGGAGTAAAACTCATTGGTGAAGTAATTTAAGTTTAAAGCAATGTTTAAAATATATTCGTATGGTAGTGAAGGATCGTAGGATAATGTGAGTTCTGGATTGAAATCTCCAATTAAGGTTGCTTCAACAATAGATTCACCATACTTAATGCTGAATAGAAGCTTATTACCATCAATGCTAATGGAATTTAAAGTGTACTTATACCACTCCCTCACCCTACCCTCAATGAAAGATAAGTACTCTGAAATCTTACCCAATGGAATCTCAAATCCAATTTCAAACCTCTTAATCAAAGCATGTCCAAAAACAAAGTATTCAGCAATGGAAATAAATATTTAATCCACAAGAGATAAATGGGTTCTGGAGGTTGAAATGAAGTTTAAAGTGGATTTAAATTGTGATTTGGGGGAGAGTTTTGGGAGATACAAGTTAGGATCCGATGAAGAAATAATGCCATACATAACATCAGCAAACATAGCATGTGGATTCCATGCTGGAGATCCAAACATTATGAGGAAAACTGTTAAGATGGCATTAAAGTATAATGTGGAGGTAGGCGCCCATCCAGGATTACCAGACCTAATGGGATTTGGAAGAAGATGGATTGAAGTGGAAGTGGAGGACGTGGTAAACTACATGCTATACCAAATGGGTGCATTGGAAGCATTTGCAAAGGCAGAAAATGCAAAGATAATCCATGTAAAAGCTCATGGAGCACTATACAATAAAGCTGCAGTGGACGAATCAATAGCAGAAGCAATAGCTGAAGCCATAGAGAGATATAATCCAGAACTAATATTGGTTGGACTTGCAAAATCCAAAATGATTGAAGTGGCAAGGAAACATAAATTGAAGTATGCCATTGAAGCATTCGCTGATAGAGCATATATGGATGATGGATCACTAGCCCCAAGAAGCGTGAAAGGGTCTGTTATAACGGATATCAATGAAATAATTGAAAGAGCCATAAATATGATCAAATATGGAAAGGTTAAAACAATAACTGGAAAGGAATTTGAAATAGGGGAGATAACGACAATATGCATACATGGAGACACACCAGGAGCTGTCAAAATAGCATCAAACTTAAAGGAGAAGCTTCTAGAGAACAACATTGAAGTAACCAAGATGATAAACATAGTACAGAAATGAAGATAATAGTGCTAGATGAAGTTGATTCCACACAAAATATAGCTAGAAAATTGCTTGAAGAAGAATTTGGGGATTTCATAGTAGTAGCTAAAAGGCAAACTGCAGGATACGGTAGAAAGGGGAGTGTATGGATATCACCTGAAGATGGATTATGGTTTACAATGGTCATAAGAAATGTGAAAACAAACCTCTCCACACTCCCAATGATAATAGCAGTTTCAACAGCAAAAGCCATAGAGAAACATGCTAAAATAAACATCAAACTCAAATGGCCCAACGACCTATACATTGGGGGGAAGAAGGTTGGTGGAATACTATGCGAAACAATATTGTCTGGAGAGGAGGTAAAGGCAGTATTAGTGGGGATAGGGTTAAATGTAAACATAAATGAGATCCCTGAAGAGATTAAAGGTAAAGCCACATCAATAAAGATAGAGACGGGGAAAGAACATAATTTAATGGAACTACTTAAAGTGATTGTAGAAGAAGTTTATGAAGATTTGAAGAAGCCAATTAATGAAATAATGGAGGAATGGCTTAAAAGAGATATATTGGTGGGGAGGAATGTTGAATTGAAGGTTAATGGTGGGAGGATGAAGGCTTATGTATCAAAAATAAATGAGGATGGTTCAATAACAATAAGGCATGATTCATTGGAAGCTAAAATATATTATTGGCAGATTGATGGAATAGAAATATTAAATTAAAATCGTGATATTAGAGGGGAAGGATTAAATTATGAATATACCCACCGGCTTTAAAACATTAACGAAGGTTGATGAAGCATTAAAGTTGATAGATGAAAGAGTAACCCATAAAGTGGAGGGTTATGAAGAAGTTGAAATTTCAGAGGCTATGAATAGGATATGCTATGAAGATGTAATATCACCAGTAAATGTACCACCATTCAATAGAGCTGCAATGGATGGATATGCTGTGAAAGCTGAAGACACAACATCAGCTTCAATAAAGAATCCCATAATCCTAAAAGTTATTGGATGCATAGATGTTGGTGGAGCTGCGGAAATCGAGCTGAAACCTGGATGCGCCATAGAAATATCCACAGGAGCCCCCATGCCGAAGGGTGCAGATGCAGTCATCCCATATGAGGAAACTAGGAGAATCAATGAATACATCGAAGTATATTCACAGGTGCATCCATGGAAGAACGTATCATTAATGGGGGAAGACATAAAGATTGGAGACATTATATTGAGGAGGGGGACGATAATAAGGCCATGGGATATTGCAGTATTAGCATCAGTAAACATTTTGAAAGTTAAAGTTTTAAGGAAGCCAGTAGTGGGTGTACTTTCAACAGGATCTGAGGTTATAGAACCTGGTGAGAGTATTGAGGAGGGTAAAATATGGAATAGCACCAAGACTATGCTTAAAGCACTAATACTGGAAGATTATGGGATACCATTAGATCTCGGCGTGGTGGAAGATGATGAAAACAAGATATGTGAAAAGATCATGAATGCACTACCTAAATGCGACGTTATAATAACCACTGGAGGGACATCCATAGGTAGAAGTGATAAGACAGTAAATGCAGTGAAAAGGGTTGGTGGGGAAATAATATTCCATGGAGTATCCATGAGACCTGGAAAACCCACTGCCATGGCAATAGTTAAAGGGAAACCAATAGTTATGTTATCAGGATTCCCAGTAGCGGCATTAACGGGATATCAAAACTTCGTTAGAAGAGTTTTGGAAAAGATATGCGGTATAAAGTTCCCACCACAACCAAGAATTAAAGCTAAAATTGATAGGAGAATTGCCTCCCAACTTGGGTCTAGAGAATATTTGAGGGTTAAGGTTTTGAGGAGGGGGGATGAATATATAGCAATACCACTAAGACTTACAGGTTCAGGTTTACTATCATCAATAACACAAGCCAATGGAATCGTGGTTATACCAGAAAATGTGGAGGGGTATGAAGAGGGGGATATTGTGGAAATAACCTTGTTAAGGGGGGTTGATGAATATTAGGAAGATATTCCACAAGTTGCTATCCATAGAGGAAGCACTTAAAATCGTAGAGGACAATATAACCTTAAAACCATTGGGCTTTGAAGAAGTTAATTTAACTGAAGCATATGGGAGAGTATTGGCTGAAAACGTAATTGCAAACATCGATCTACCACCATTCGATAGGGCAACCATGGATGGATATGCCGTGAAAGCTGAGGAAACTTATGGTGCTTATGAAGATAATCCAGTGAAATTTAGGGTTATAGGTAAAATTGAACCTGGAGAAGAACCGAAAATTGAATTGAATAGTGGTGAAGCCGTAGAAGTATCCACTGGAGCACCAATACCAATAGGTGCAAACGCTGTGGTAATGGTTGAATATACACGTAGAGTTGAAGACTATGTATTCGTATATAAACCTGTAGGTGTTGGGGAGAATATTGCTCAAGCAGGCTCAGATTTAATGCTTGGAGAAACCATAATGAGAGCTGGGGAAATAATTGGTGTGAGGGAGATTGGGGTTTTAGCAGCCCTCGGAAGAATTAAAGTTAAAGTTTATAGGAAGCCAAAGGTGGCAATAATATCCACTGGAAATGAATTAACAAAACCTGGGACAATGCTTTCTCCATACAAGATCTACGACGTAAATACGTATAGCATATCCAGCTCAGTAATAGAGGATGGCGGAATACCAATAATCATTGGAGTAGTGGAAGATGATGAAAATGAAATAAAGAGTAGGATTATGGAAGCTATGGGGGGATCAGACTTAATACTAATTTCTGGGGGGACATCAGCTGGAATTGGAGATTTAGTGTATAGAGTCTTGGATGGGATGGGTAGTCCAGGGATACTGGTTCACGGGTTAAAGACAAAACCTGGGAAACCAACCGTTATAGCCATAGTAAATGGGAAGCTCATCATAGGTTTACCAGGATGGCCTGTCTCAGCATTAATGATATACAATTTAATAGTGAAACCCATAATTGCTAAACTAACTGGGAGGGGGAAGCCGGAGGAATGGGAGGTTAAAGTGAAAATTGCAAGGAGAGTTAAATGTGAGAGGGGGAGAGCAAACCTAATACCAATAAGCATAATAACAAACGATGAAGGCAGATACATTGGATATCCATTGATAGAGCATAGTGGAGCCATAGCCACATTGAAGAGGGCTGATGGATACATAGTCACAAAGGATACAACGGAATATGTGGAGGAGGGGGAGGAATACAATGCAAAACTATTCTCAAAGGAAATTAAAATTCCAG encodes:
- a CDS encoding ABC transporter ATP-binding protein, with the translated sequence MSLAVEVKRLNKFYGSFHALKDVSFNVNSGEIYGLIGPNGAGKTTTLRIIATLLLPSSGVVKVFGMDVVSDADKVRRIISYLPEEAGAYKYLTGYEYLEFMASLYVKDKAEVKALIEEAELICGLNGRLKDKIGSYSKGMLRRLLVARSLMVHPKLAILDEPTAGLDVIHSQYVRRMIKDYAKRNNVTMIISSHNMLEVEYLCDRVALIHEGRIILEGTPSELKNKFSANNLEEVFSKVVGFA
- a CDS encoding M56 family metallopeptidase yields the protein MIKRFEIGFEIPLGKISEYLSFIEGRVREWYKYTLNSISIDGNKLLFSIKYGESIVEATLIGDFNPELTLSYDPSLPYEYILNIALNLNYFTNEFYSMVREGNLILVFVPGLPVVPIKLMSPFKRILYGIFTGSLAMMFAISLLVGVFFFLLMGYYAPLGIVSFQLILFLLSPKILSSLGDWPIDEAHGEIYIVSCHYPLNVFREITSKRWNEVIKVKEQIYRETFGRGVTPTPEIVSNVLKSFNLDCPVENIRVKHVSLYKLVVDVCGKLNIKPPKIVLSNTIIANAGVSGPSVSNALFIITSGLLYRLNDDEIEAVLGHELSHCIRRDPLALFVLSNLEYVSRVYILLSIVIFPLDLLYFLFALTMLFFIAKFFEARADLDSYMLLGSGDHLVNALIKIAFPSAFTERYKAYRLRSWLRWNPHPPVYFRILRLGSLGENLKFKHPLIQSIKDCVSGFISSF
- a CDS encoding molybdopterin biosynthesis protein, with translation MNIRKIFHKLLSIEEALKIVEDNITLKPLGFEEVNLTEAYGRVLAENVIANIDLPPFDRATMDGYAVKAEETYGAYEDNPVKFRVIGKIEPGEEPKIELNSGEAVEVSTGAPIPIGANAVVMVEYTRRVEDYVFVYKPVGVGENIAQAGSDLMLGETIMRAGEIIGVREIGVLAALGRIKVKVYRKPKVAIISTGNELTKPGTMLSPYKIYDVNTYSISSSVIEDGGIPIIIGVVEDDENEIKSRIMEAMGGSDLILISGGTSAGIGDLVYRVLDGMGSPGILVHGLKTKPGKPTVIAIVNGKLIIGLPGWPVSALMIYNLIVKPIIAKLTGRGKPEEWEVKVKIARRVKCERGRANLIPISIITNDEGRYIGYPLIEHSGAIATLKRADGYIVTKDTTEYVEEGEEYNAKLFSKEIKIPDATIIGSHCPALEEMVKNLEGEGYRIKLIPSGSTDGLIAVMNGEADMAGIHILDDKTMKYNTPILEEMKVKNAVLVRGYRRLQGLMVAKGNPKRVNGVEDLLRGDVRMINRNRGSGTRILLDYLLNTIAEKRMEPFEDIKRRIKGYNVEAKTHSSVAIAIKYSRADVGMGIKTVAIQYDLDFIPLKDEEYDFIISKRSLGKRVIKEFINILKSEEFKSLLKSMGMEAQENIGEVIWEG
- a CDS encoding N-glycosylase/DNA lyase; this encodes MMIMEEDLIRDLNAIIMNSEVKGVVESRKREFMENRFGDERVWLTELTYCILVANTSAKSGLKCIKALTESGKLFDGSIKDIEEILKINGYRYPRKRAEYIIEARGRIKEIKEVVERTMDPNGRRDWLRRNVKGLGMKESSHFLRNMGYFDYAIIDRHILKILSKYGITKIEQKKLTVKRYLELEKLIKELSMKLNVEPGILDLYLWYMDTGEVLK
- a CDS encoding biotin--[acetyl-CoA-carboxylase] ligase — its product is MKIIVLDEVDSTQNIARKLLEEEFGDFIVVAKRQTAGYGRKGSVWISPEDGLWFTMVIRNVKTNLSTLPMIIAVSTAKAIEKHAKINIKLKWPNDLYIGGKKVGGILCETILSGEEVKAVLVGIGLNVNINEIPEEIKGKATSIKIETGKEHNLMELLKVIVEEVYEDLKKPINEIMEEWLKRDILVGRNVELKVNGGRMKAYVSKINEDGSITIRHDSLEAKIYYWQIDGIEILN
- a CDS encoding molybdopterin molybdotransferase MoeA, whose translation is MNIPTGFKTLTKVDEALKLIDERVTHKVEGYEEVEISEAMNRICYEDVISPVNVPPFNRAAMDGYAVKAEDTTSASIKNPIILKVIGCIDVGGAAEIELKPGCAIEISTGAPMPKGADAVIPYEETRRINEYIEVYSQVHPWKNVSLMGEDIKIGDIILRRGTIIRPWDIAVLASVNILKVKVLRKPVVGVLSTGSEVIEPGESIEEGKIWNSTKTMLKALILEDYGIPLDLGVVEDDENKICEKIMNALPKCDVIITTGGTSIGRSDKTVNAVKRVGGEIIFHGVSMRPGKPTAMAIVKGKPIVMLSGFPVAALTGYQNFVRRVLEKICGIKFPPQPRIKAKIDRRIASQLGSREYLRVKVLRRGDEYIAIPLRLTGSGLLSSITQANGIVVIPENVEGYEEGDIVEITLLRGVDEY
- a CDS encoding LamB/YcsF family protein, translating into MKFKVDLNCDLGESFGRYKLGSDEEIMPYITSANIACGFHAGDPNIMRKTVKMALKYNVEVGAHPGLPDLMGFGRRWIEVEVEDVVNYMLYQMGALEAFAKAENAKIIHVKAHGALYNKAAVDESIAEAIAEAIERYNPELILVGLAKSKMIEVARKHKLKYAIEAFADRAYMDDGSLAPRSVKGSVITDINEIIERAINMIKYGKVKTITGKEFEIGEITTICIHGDTPGAVKIASNLKEKLLENNIEVTKMINIVQK
- a CDS encoding ABC transporter permease, with the protein product MHSILMVILKKEVKEMLRDPKILIGMIIAPVLLMGVMSGVMNFVMSSAKEAVLNPNVIIVDYDNSLLSNIVTSSLTSSSGGRVMVIGNLSVSKAIDLALSKDFSTVMVIPRGFGYNVSIGRRAIVELYTVMKSLSISESGASSMPSSIIEFLNSEIVRERIREVAPNIDPEVFLKPISRVEYSVVKGKVINVSPQIVFSVVMSQSIFVPITIMIIFITAMQFASTSIALEKEYKTLETLLTLPVSRFTILLAKLMSSVMLAVLGSISFMFAYTYYYTSVTSFGFPTINLSLSDIGLTMTPIGLLLTGLTLFLSMVSSLVLALLIAVFAEDVRSAQTLVGYLYFLMIVPMMVSMFTDVNSLPISLQIPLYLIPYTYTLASPRAALLENYSFLIIGIVYMAIFSMAVLYIASKFFKSEKVLTAKISFRRFRR